The genomic DNA CGCGCCCGCTCCCACGGCTCCGAGCCCGCCCTCGGTGACGGGCCCCGGGGGATTCCTCGCGGCGGGAGGCATCGCGCTCGCGGCGGTGGGCTCCTCGCTGGCCTTCATCGTGTCCCAGGTGCGCTCGCTCACGCTCTTCGACGTGCTCACCGCGGTGCTCATCGCCGTCGCCGTGGTGATGCTGCCCTCGGGCCTGCTCGGGTGGCTCAAGCTGCGCAAGCGCAACCTGGCGCTGCTGCTGGAGGGCTCGGGCTGGGCGCTCAATGACAGGCTCAACCTCACCCGGGGCCTGGCGGCCCTCATCACCCGCAAGCCCCGCCTGCCCAAGAACGCCACCGTGGATCGGGTGGACATGCTGCGCTCCGCGCTCGTGACGGTGCACGAGGACGATGAGGGCGAGCCGCGCCAGTGGGGCCTGTGGACGGCCCTCCTCCTCGTGGCCCTGTTCGCGCTGCTCTGGCAGTTCCGCGAGCCGCTGTCGCGCGAGGTCTGCGCGCGCCAGTGGTTGCCCCGGAGCGTGTGCGAGTCCTCGCTGGCGCCGACGGGGCCCTGAGCCCTACTTCCAGCCGAGCCAGTCGCGCAGCAGGGGCGTCATCTGCTCGGCCGTGCGCTGGTGGGTCTTCCGGCTGGGGTGCCACAAGCAGCCCAGGCCCTCGTCCTCGCGGTTGGCGGGGACCTCGGCGAAGTGCACCCGGGTGTCCCCGGCCTGGTGCAGCTCGTCCACCAGTCCGGAGAGGAGTCCCCGGACGCGCGTGCGGGCCTGGAGCTCCTTGGGGTGCGAGTCCGAGACGCCGGAGCCGAGGACGCAGACGATGTGGGCCTGGGGGTAGTGGCTCCGGATGCTCCCGACGAGCGAGCGGTAGGCGTCGCGGAAGCGCGCCTCGCCCGGGTGCTCCTTCCAGAAGTCATTGGCGCCCAGCTGGATGACGATGGCGTCGGGCACCCAGGCGGTGAAGTCCCAGGGGCCGTCCTCGCGGCGGGGCAGGGTGCGCGTGTAGAGCTGGGGAAGGGTGGGGGTGGGATCGTTGGCGTAGTTGACGGCCACGCCCTTGCCCGAATACGCGACGACGGAGAGCTCGGCGTTCAGGGCGCGCGCGGTGAGGGCGGCCCAGGTGAGCGAGTGGCGCTGGGTCTCCGCGTTGAAGCTGCACTGCGCGTTCTTGCCCTCGATGCCGAAGCCCGTGAGGCCCGAGTCGCCGATGAACTCGATGCGGCGCTCCAGGCGGGGCGGGGCGGGCAGCAGCCGCGCGTCCGGGTCCAGCTCGAGCCCGAGGAGCTGGGTCTCTCCCACGGCGGGCTCGGTCTCCTTCTCCAGGAGGAGCACGTGCTCGCCCGGGGGCAGGCCCTCGGCGATGCGGTAGAGCAGGGGCCCCTCGCCCACGTACAGGTCGCGGAAGGGGGCGCCGTCCACGCTGAAGCGGAAGCGGTTGGGGG from Melittangium boletus DSM 14713 includes the following:
- a CDS encoding SGNH/GDSL hydrolase family protein, whose product is MSHLPTRSLTRLGLALALLGGCHPAAPVQVSPRSPLLRFSGRVDHGDPEGPRLAWGGTSLTVRFTGTSLGLRLLDLGKLEEPAPNRFRFSVDGAPFRDLYVGEGPLLYRIAEGLPPGEHVLLLEKETEPAVGETQLLGLELDPDARLLPAPPRLERRIEFIGDSGLTGFGIEGKNAQCSFNAETQRHSLTWAALTARALNAELSVVAYSGKGVAVNYANDPTPTLPQLYTRTLPRREDGPWDFTAWVPDAIVIQLGANDFWKEHPGEARFRDAYRSLVGSIRSHYPQAHIVCVLGSGVSDSHPKELQARTRVRGLLSGLVDELHQAGDTRVHFAEVPANREDEGLGCLWHPSRKTHQRTAEQMTPLLRDWLGWK